A section of the Epinephelus moara isolate mb chromosome 3, YSFRI_EMoa_1.0, whole genome shotgun sequence genome encodes:
- the psmg1 gene encoding proteasome assembly chaperone 1: MATFFGEVLSVYSRAVEEDEDELDENEEDEEIRRELEEKREVHLHWSPDVSESLKSGNKLQCSDFILAVGHNASRCLSAYVLTSENWDAVGHASVWNERSGAVTGQTSEESACVFYRHKDNPSVLVCQVTCYIAEDQLFQWTEKVFDCLQHRQLNVTVLSDSSVAEYKTADYVCSSSAPFLRSLHTSAFSGQPVCRSLEQPNIVTGLPAAVLNHCEVHRIATVVYQCYSDVIGPDSVTMETFKPALTNLGKSIQLDTSPSTDVLRKFVRTTNIQSNLYI; encoded by the exons ATGGCGACGTTTTTCGGTGAAGTTTTGTCGGTGTATTCTCGGGCcgtggaggaagatgaagacGAGCTCGATGAAAacgaagaagatgaagaaatcCGCAGAGAGCTGGAGGAAAAGAG GGAGGTTCATTTGCACTGGAGCCCTGACGTCTCCGAGTCGCTGAAGTCCGGAAACAAGTTGCAGTGTTCAGACTTCATCCTCGCTGTGGGACACAACGCTTCCA GGTGTCTGTCAGCGTACGTCCTCACCTCTGAAAACTGGGACGCAGTGGGGCATGCATCCGTGTGGAACGAGAGGAGCGGGGCTGTAACTGGGCAAACCAGCGAGGAGTCGGCGTGCGTTTTCTACCGACACAAGGACAACCCATCA GTTTTGGTTTGCCAGGTGACTTGCTACATAGCTGAGGACCAGCTTTTCCAGTGGACAGAAAAG GTGTTTGACTGTCTGCAGCACAGACAGCTGAATGTGACGgtgctgtcagacagctctGTGGCTGAGTACAAAACAGCAGACTATGTGTGCAGTAGCTCCGCTCCCTTCCTGCGCTCTCTCCACACCAGTGCCTTCAGTGGTCAGCCTGTCTGCAGGTCACTGGAGCAGCCCAACATAGTCACTGGACTTCCAGCTGCAG TACTGAACCACTGCGAGGTCCACCGCATCGCCACTGTTGTTTACCAGTGTTACAGTGATGTCATCGGCCCTGACTCTGTCACCATGGAGACCTTCAAGCCTGCACTTACAAACCTTGGCAAGTCCATACAG ttgGACACGTCTCCGAGCACAGACGTCCTTCGCAAATTTGTCAGAACCACCAACATTCAGAGCAACCTTTATATCTGA